Below is a window of Arthrobacter sp. ERGS1:01 DNA.
TTCTTCGCGTATGGTCAAGAAATGAACAATGTGGGCTGGAACCTCAACGATGCGGCGCCCGACGACGATGGCACCGGAAGCGACGACGCCGGCGTTGACCTGATCGCGCTGGGCCGCCGCGTGCGGCACCTGCGCAAGAAGTTGGGCATGACCCTTGACGATCTTGGCGCGGCCGCCGGAACCGCGCCTTCCCAGTTGTCGCTCATCGAAAACGGCAAACGGGAGCCCAAGCTGACGCTTCTGCAGCGCCTGGCCGGGGCACTCGGCGTCGGGCTTGACCAACTCCTGGGAGCCGAGCCGCCCAGCCGGCGCGCGGCCCTGGAAATTGAACTGGAAAAGGCACAGCGCGGCCCCCTGTACCAGTCGCTCGGTTTGCCGAAAGTCCGCGTCAGTTCGCGGCTTTCCATGGAGGTGCTCGAGTCCCTGGTGGGGTTGCAGCACGAGCTGGAGCGGCGGCTGGATGAACAGTCGGCAACGCCCGAGGAGGCGCGCCGGGCCAACAACGAGATCCGGCTCGAGATGCGCGCCCGCAACAACTACTATCCGGAGATTGAGCGGCAGGCGCAGGACCTCCTCGCCGCGGTGGGGCATGACCGCGGGCCGTTGTCGCACCATGTGGCGGCGGACATCGCCGAACACCTCGGTTTTGACCTGCACTACGTGGGGGATCTGCCGCATTCCACGCGCTCCGTGACGGATTTGAAGAATCACCGAATTTATCTCACGCAGGGCCAGCGCTCCGACCACGACCCCCGTTCGGTGCTGCTGCAGGCACTGGGGCACTACGTGCTGGGCCACAAGACGCCGCGCAACTATGCGGATTTCCTGCGCCAACGCGTGTACACGAACTACTTTGCGGCGTCGCTGCTCATGCCGGAGCGGGCCACGGTGGACTTCCTGAAGGAGGCCAAGGCCGCCAAGGAGCTGGCCATCGAGGACATCCGCGACGCCTTCGCCGTGTCCTATGAGACCGCCGCGCACCGTTTCACCAACCTCGCCACGGAGCATCTGGGCATCACCACGCACTTCCAAAAGGTGCACGAATCCGGAATCATCCACAAGGCCTACGAGAACGACGGCGTGAACTTCCCCGCCGACCACACCGGCGCCATAGAGGGCCAGGCTGTCTGCCGGTTCTGGACCTCACGCGCCGTCTTCGACGTGCCGGATAAGTTCCGGGCGTTCAACCAGTACACGGACACGGCCGTGGGCACATACTGGTGCACGGCCCGGACCGAGCGGCATTCCTCGGGGGAGTACTCGCTGAGCATCGGCGTGCCCTATGCGCACGTGAAGTGGTTCCGCGGCCGGGACACCACGGAGCGCTCGCAGTCCCGCTGCCCGGATCCGGCGTGCTGCCGCCGGCCGCCTTCGGAACTGTCCGCCGAGTGGGCCGGCAACGCCTGGCCGTCCACCCGCGCCAACTCGCACCTGTTGGCCGCGATGCCGCAGGGGGCGTTCCCCGGCGTGGACGAGACCGAGGTCTACAAGTTCCTGGCCGCGCACGCAGACCGGTGACGTCCTTCCAGGGCCGGCGCTTACCTTGATGGCCGGCGCCGGCCGCGCCTGCCGGACCCGCAATTGTTGCCCGACGTTCATGTGGGGGCCACTCGCCCGCACCGCGGTGTGCGTAGCGTGAAAGGTGTCCGGCAGCACCAGCAGTTTCCAGCAGTGAGGATCAATCGTGACCACGAATCAGTATCCCGTCGTTTTGACCGTGGACGGCACCGAGGCCAGTAACGAGGCAATTGTCGATGCAAACGTTTCGGCCGTGAACTCCATGTTCGCGGCCCTGCTCAACGCCGAGGAAATCGCACCCAACGCCCTCCGCGCCTACTTCGTCGACTTCTACCTGACCCAGGCGCTCGACGGCGGATTCGCCCAGTATGTCTTCATGTCCCCGGACCGTGCCGAACTGGACACCTACATCCGCGACGGCCTCGAAGGCATGGGTGCCGCCAAGCACCTGGAACTCTTCAACCGCACCGCGGAACTCTTCGACTCGCTGTCCGACGACGACGCCCAGGCGTACCTGGATGGGGACCCCGAGGAGGTCGACGTCGTCCGGAGCGGGGGCGTGAAGTCCATGGACCTGCTCGATGGCGAATTCGACGACCTCCTGGACACCGAGGACCTGACGGCACTCGGCGCAGCCTGGCTGCGCAGCCAGGAGGGCCTGTTGCTGCTCGATGGCGAGGGCCTGGCCCTGCACATCGCCGGCCTCGTCGAGTTGATCCCGAACCTGGCCGAACGCCAGGCCGAGGCGGAGGAGGCCGAACTTGCCGACGCCCCCGAATTCGAGACCATCATCCGCGAACTGTGCGAAGTGGCCGGCTACCAGCTGGAAAAGATCACCATGGGCGATCCCAACTTTGAGCACAACGGCGAAACCGTCCTGGCGTGGCACTTCACCACCGACCACGGCGAGTTCATCATGATCGAAGAGGATGAGGAAGCGTTCATGATCAACCCCGAAACCAAGGCCGTCATCGCCATGGTCGAGTTTGAGGACGAGGACGAGGACGAGTTTGCCAGCGCCTAGCTGAAACACCAGCTTGATCGTTGAGGGGCGCATCTTTCGCGAAAGATGCGCCCCTCAATGCGTTTTGGCGGAGAAAACATCACTAAACGGGGCTGCGGTTGGTTTTATCCGCGCAGCCATTGTTGCGAATTTGTTTGCAAGAGTCCCGCGATGTTCAATTGACTGTAATTGGCGCCAGTGATCCCGGAATGCCAAATATGAAATCCGGCGGGGGTGCGGGAAAAGCTAATCGGCTAATTTGAATTAGCCGGACAGCTATTTGTCATGTGCGGAGAGTCCCGGGTTTATTCCCTGGATAGCTCCGGTCCGTGGCTGCCGGCGGGGGCGGTATTGGGGTGGTCGTCATTTTCATCCCTGACAAAGTCGGCGATCGTATTTCCCGTGAGAATGTCAATGACTTTGCCTAGAAGTCGCCTCATGCGTAGTCTCCCCCGTTGCGTGTGAAGCCAGTATTTCGGCATATCGGATTGATTGCAAGGGAATAGGCCGGCTTACGCGGGGATCGGTAATTATGACGAACCATTGCCGATCGTTGGCGCACATTGGCATAATAAATTCGGACAGCATGGGGGTTGTCACGGAAATTGAAACTCTCTTTGCTCGTCGTGTCCTTGAATCACGAACACGCCCTTCCAGAGAGAAGATTTTTCACATGGATAGAACGATTTCAGCCCGCTTGACTGCCGAGTTCCTGGGTACCGCCGTACTGGTCTTTGGGGGCTGCGGAAGCGCAATATTCTCCGCCAAGGTCCTGTCCGACAACACCGTAAATATGGGCATCGGCTTCCTCGGCGTCGCCCTGGCCTTCGGACTCACCGTGCTGGTCATGGTCTACGCCGTGGGCCACATCTCGGGCGGTCACTTCAACCCGGCCGTAACGTTCGGCGCCGCGATTGCCGGCCGCATCGAATGGAAAGCCGTCCCGGCCTACATGGTCACCCAGATCGTCGCCGCCTCCGTCGCCGGGTTGGCCCTCTTCGCCATCGCCAGCGGCAAGGACGGTTTCAACGCCGTCACGTCCGGCTTCGCCTCCAACGGTTACGGTGACCGATCCCCGAACGGCTACAACATGGTCTCGGCCCTGTTGGCCGAAATCATCCTGACCGCGATCTTCCTCTACGTAATCCTGGGCGCAACCGACAAGCGCGCACCCAAGGGCTTTGCCGGCCTGGCCATCGGTTTGACCCTGACCCTGATCCACCTGGTCTCGATCCCGATCACCAACACCTCCGTCAACCCGGCCCGTTCCATCGGTGTTGCCTGGTTCGCGGGCCCCGAGGCCCTTGGCCAGGTCTGGCTGTTCATCGTTGCTCCCCTCGTGGGTGCCGCGATTGCCGGACTGAGCTACCACAAGCTCTTTGGCGCCAAGGCGGTTGCCCTCGCAACCGCCGAGGAAGCAGCATTCGTCAAGTAGCCTCCGCCGCACGGGCATGGACGAGTCCTGCCGGGGAGGGCCGGCTTCCGGCCCTCCCCGGCATCGGCGTCCGGCGTCCGGCCCGTGCCGCAACGGGTACCTGCCCGGGGAGGCAAGGAGATGGCCGACACTGGAAAAGGGCGGCCGACGCCATGTGTCGTAAGGTCAACGCATGGATGATCTCAAATGGAGCGCTACGGCGCCCGCCGATGTCGCATGGGCGGCCACCCCTTCGCCCCCGGCCTTCACAAGTGGTACCTGACCGGCGCGATGCCCAAGGACATGGATTGGCCCGCGGAACTGAAGCCCCTCAAGCGTGGGGACCTGATCTATGTGGGGAAGGCGACGAACCTGCGGAGCCGGGCCCGGCACCACGCGGTCCAAACCTCAAAGTCCACCTTCCGCCGTTCCCTCGCAGCGCTCCTGGGCCTGCAGGCCCAGTGGCACGGCAAATCCGCCCATCCGCGCCTCACCGACCCTGACGAGGAGATCCTCAGCGCCTGGATGGTGGCCAACCTTGGCATGTCGTTCTGCGTGGTGCCGAAGCTGGAGCTCGTTGCCGGGCTGGAAGAGTCCATGCGGGAGGAACTGAGCCCGCCCCTGAACCGCGACGGGCGGACGCCCGAACAACTGCACGTCTCCGCCGTGGCCGGTGTCGCCCAACGCAACGCCCTGCGCGAGAAGGGCTGAGCGCCCCGATCCCTTGACCTTGGCGGCATTCCCCAGCATGCTGGCAGTTACCAACCGGTAGGCGGCTGGTGCGCGGGCTGCTGCGCGGAACGTGGAAAGGGCCCCATGGACCAGCAATGCCAACGGTTGCAGGGCAGGATCGCCCTGGTCACGGGCGCAAGCAGGGGGATCGGCCTGGCCATCGCGCAACGGCTGGTGGCCGAAGGCGCCCGGACGGCCATCACTGCCCGCGGCGCGGAGCAACTCCTTGCGGCGGGAAAATCGTTCCCGGAAGGGTCGGTCATCACCGTGGCCGGCCACGCGGATGACCCCGCCCATCGCGCAGAGGTGCTGGAGGAAGTCGCCCGGACGTGGGGCGGGCTGGACATCCTGGTCAACAACGCCGGCATCAACCCCGTGTTCGGGCCCCTTGAAACAGCCGATCTTGCCGCGGCCCGCAAAATCCTTGAGGTCAACGTCCTCGCCACGCTCGCCTGGACCCAGGACGTGCTGGCGCATCCCGGGCTCGGATTCCGGGAGCGGCGCGGAAACGTGGTCAACGTGTCCTCCGTCAGCGGCGACGTCCCGGCGCCGGGCCTTGGTTTGTATGGCATCAGCAAGGCCGCCGTCTCACACCTCAGCCGCACCCTCGCCGTCGAACTGGCCCCGGAAATCCGCGTGAACGCCGTGGCGCCGGCCGTCGTGAAGACCCGGTTTGCCCGGGCCCTGTATGAGGGGCGCGAAGACCAGGTGGCCGCCGCCTACCCCCTCAAGCGTCTGGGCACGCCCGAGGACGTCGCCGCCGCCGCGGCGTTCCTGGCCTCCGCCGACGCCGGCTGGATCACCGGCCAGGTGCTCACGCTCGACGGCGGCCTGGGCAACGCCGGTGGGCTCGGCTGAGCCACCCGCACACCAACCGCAAGGAGGAGCCGTGACGACAACTGCGCACCGGGAGGGCATGGGCCCGGCGGAGGCTGAGGAGCTGCGCCTGCGCACCCGCGACTTCATCCGCGGCACCGTGATTCCCGCGGAACCGCGCCCGGGCCAGGCGCTGAACCTGGCCGTCCGGCGTGAACTGGGGGCGGCCGCCAAGGAGGCAGGTGTCTACGCCCCGCACGTGCCCCGGCAATTCGGCGGGCAGGGGCTGCCGGTGGAGCACTGGTCGCCGGTCTTCCAGGAGGCGGGGTATTCGCCCATCGGCCCGGCCGCCCTGAACTGCATGGCCCCGGACGAGGGCAATATGCACATGCTGCATCTGATCGGCACGCCCGCGCAGCAGCGACACTACCTGGCACCCCTGGCCGCCGGGGACATCAGCTCCTGTTTTGCCATGTCCGAGCCACACCCGGGAGCCGGTTCCGACCCCGAGGCACTCGCCACCACTGCCGTCCGCGGCCCCAGGGGCTGGATCATTACCGGTCACAAGCGCTTCACGAGCGGCGCCTCGTTCGCCGCGTTCGCGATCGTCATGGCCCGCACGCCCGACGACGGCGCCGCGAAAGCGGGCGCCACCATGTTCCTGGTGCCCATGGACACCCCCGGCGTCCGGCTCGGCGCCCCCATCCACACCATGGACAGGTACCTGCCCGGCGGCCACCCGCATGTACACTTCGACGGCGTCCACGTGCCCGAAAGCGCTGTCCTGGGCGAGGTGGGGCTCGGGTTCAAGTACGCCCAGGTCCGCCTTGGCCCCGCCCGCCTGACCCATTGCATGCGCTGGCTGGGCCTGGCCCGCCGCGCGCACGACATTGCCCTCGACCGCGCCAACAGCCGCGAAATCTTTGGCCGGCACATTGCGGAGCTGGGCATCGCACAGGACATGATCGCCCAATCGGTCATCGACATCGAGACCTCGGACGCCATCATCGCCAAGTGCGCGGCGCTCCTCGGCACGGACCCCAGGGCGGGATCGGCGCTGTCCTCGGTGGCCAAGGTCCACTGCTCCGAGGCCGTCTACCGGGTCATCGACAGATCGCTGCAGCTGTGCGGCGGCGACGGCGTCTCCGACGGACTGCCGCTGGCCCAATACCTGAACGAGGTGCGCCCCTTCCGGATCTACGACGGCGCCACGGAGACCCACAAATGGGCCATCGCCCGCCGGGCCG
It encodes the following:
- a CDS encoding helix-turn-helix transcriptional regulator: MNNVGWNLNDAAPDDDGTGSDDAGVDLIALGRRVRHLRKKLGMTLDDLGAAAGTAPSQLSLIENGKREPKLTLLQRLAGALGVGLDQLLGAEPPSRRAALEIELEKAQRGPLYQSLGLPKVRVSSRLSMEVLESLVGLQHELERRLDEQSATPEEARRANNEIRLEMRARNNYYPEIERQAQDLLAAVGHDRGPLSHHVAADIAEHLGFDLHYVGDLPHSTRSVTDLKNHRIYLTQGQRSDHDPRSVLLQALGHYVLGHKTPRNYADFLRQRVYTNYFAASLLMPERATVDFLKEAKAAKELAIEDIRDAFAVSYETAAHRFTNLATEHLGITTHFQKVHESGIIHKAYENDGVNFPADHTGAIEGQAVCRFWTSRAVFDVPDKFRAFNQYTDTAVGTYWCTARTERHSSGEYSLSIGVPYAHVKWFRGRDTTERSQSRCPDPACCRRPPSELSAEWAGNAWPSTRANSHLLAAMPQGAFPGVDETEVYKFLAAHADR
- a CDS encoding DMP19 family protein, whose amino-acid sequence is MTTNQYPVVLTVDGTEASNEAIVDANVSAVNSMFAALLNAEEIAPNALRAYFVDFYLTQALDGGFAQYVFMSPDRAELDTYIRDGLEGMGAAKHLELFNRTAELFDSLSDDDAQAYLDGDPEEVDVVRSGGVKSMDLLDGEFDDLLDTEDLTALGAAWLRSQEGLLLLDGEGLALHIAGLVELIPNLAERQAEAEEAELADAPEFETIIRELCEVAGYQLEKITMGDPNFEHNGETVLAWHFTTDHGEFIMIEEDEEAFMINPETKAVIAMVEFEDEDEDEFASA
- the aqpZ gene encoding aquaporin Z, which translates into the protein MDRTISARLTAEFLGTAVLVFGGCGSAIFSAKVLSDNTVNMGIGFLGVALAFGLTVLVMVYAVGHISGGHFNPAVTFGAAIAGRIEWKAVPAYMVTQIVAASVAGLALFAIASGKDGFNAVTSGFASNGYGDRSPNGYNMVSALLAEIILTAIFLYVILGATDKRAPKGFAGLAIGLTLTLIHLVSIPITNTSVNPARSIGVAWFAGPEALGQVWLFIVAPLVGAAIAGLSYHKLFGAKAVALATAEEAAFVK
- a CDS encoding GIY-YIG nuclease family protein; the encoded protein is MGGHPFAPGLHKWYLTGAMPKDMDWPAELKPLKRGDLIYVGKATNLRSRARHHAVQTSKSTFRRSLAALLGLQAQWHGKSAHPRLTDPDEEILSAWMVANLGMSFCVVPKLELVAGLEESMREELSPPLNRDGRTPEQLHVSAVAGVAQRNALREKG
- a CDS encoding SDR family oxidoreductase, which encodes MDQQCQRLQGRIALVTGASRGIGLAIAQRLVAEGARTAITARGAEQLLAAGKSFPEGSVITVAGHADDPAHRAEVLEEVARTWGGLDILVNNAGINPVFGPLETADLAAARKILEVNVLATLAWTQDVLAHPGLGFRERRGNVVNVSSVSGDVPAPGLGLYGISKAAVSHLSRTLAVELAPEIRVNAVAPAVVKTRFARALYEGREDQVAAAYPLKRLGTPEDVAAAAAFLASADAGWITGQVLTLDGGLGNAGGLG
- a CDS encoding acyl-CoA dehydrogenase family protein, whose protein sequence is MTTTAHREGMGPAEAEELRLRTRDFIRGTVIPAEPRPGQALNLAVRRELGAAAKEAGVYAPHVPRQFGGQGLPVEHWSPVFQEAGYSPIGPAALNCMAPDEGNMHMLHLIGTPAQQRHYLAPLAAGDISSCFAMSEPHPGAGSDPEALATTAVRGPRGWIITGHKRFTSGASFAAFAIVMARTPDDGAAKAGATMFLVPMDTPGVRLGAPIHTMDRYLPGGHPHVHFDGVHVPESAVLGEVGLGFKYAQVRLGPARLTHCMRWLGLARRAHDIALDRANSREIFGRHIAELGIAQDMIAQSVIDIETSDAIIAKCAALLGTDPRAGSALSSVAKVHCSEAVYRVIDRSLQLCGGDGVSDGLPLAQYLNEVRPFRIYDGATETHKWAIARRAAADRSRAVAGGEPFRGAARTHEDELP